A genomic stretch from Aedes albopictus strain Foshan chromosome 2, AalbF5, whole genome shotgun sequence includes:
- the LOC115265213 gene encoding putative uncharacterized protein DDB_G0286901, with protein sequence MDPGWVVRPRTAATTPAALLDDLELTAQRNLALARLNSSPLPPIQTNHMNNASSNSVANGPNNVGPAGVTEQSLYSHLYGKEMGLMRKLSNIDEYPNHAARSYQQLLQHSDGILPPGAGHPMQQNFTGHPHAAKFNQFNYPNPGGLLKPCYDYASQQQQQQAAATQQHHLQSHQNAASGTANNATPTSNQQMKKEMFNLSGSNGADLYTSPPSTSSGSVASTGATNTTASSMANGNTGNGNSLAFMNLHQSSSAAAAAAVAAAMYANHFNTNGTGASGGGGVGGLSKMDNGDSLADFNPMRNVGGNGPPNNGSNNLIKSADSVLMARSSIMNNLNNNLNKIEPNTDTTLNDNNNNPHNHHQGHNHLASHQQQHHGGGGGHHPFGHHHQMGGGAGGVATGPGNNDDDNDKLSSPLTGTSSLTNPDLNDPENEGNDDGYTIL encoded by the exons ATGGACCCCGGCTGGGTCGTCCGCCCAAG GACAGCCGCGACGACACCGGCTGCCCTTTTGGACGATCTGGAGCTTACCGCTCAGCGGAACCTAGCCCTGGCTCGCCTAAACTCCTCACCCCTGCCCCCAATCCAGACCAACCATATGAACAACGCCAGTAGCAACTCGGTCGCCAATGGGCCCAACAACGTTGGACCCGCCGGTGTCACCGAGCAGTCACTGTACAGTCATCTCTACGGTAAAGAGATGGGGTTGATGAGAAAGTTGAGTAATATCGATGAATACCCGAACCACGCAGCACGCAGCTATCAGCAACTGTTGCAACACTCGGACGGTATCCTTCCACCGGGCGCTGGTCATCCAATGCAGCAAAACTTCACCGGCCATCCACATGCCGCCAAATTTAATCAGTTCAATTACCCAAATCCGGGTGGTCTGCTGAAACCATGCTACGACTATGCCtctcaacagcaacagcaacaagcAGCGGCCACCCAACAGCATCATTTGCAGTCCCATCAGAATGCAGCATCGGGAACGGCTAACAACGCGACGCCAACGTCCAATCAACAGATGAAAAAGGAAATGTTTAATCTAAGCGGCAGCAATGGAGCTGATTTATACACTTCCCCACCTTCGACCTCTTCCGGTTCGGTGGCATCGACTGGGGCGACCAACACCACAGCGTCCTCAATGGCCAACGGGAACACCGGCAACGGCAACTCGCTCGCGTTCATGAATCTTCATCAATCGTCATccgcagcagcggcagcagccgTAGCCGCCGCCATGTATGCCAATCATTTTAACACCAATGGCACAGGTGcgagtggcggcggcggcgtcggtGGTCTCTCTAAAATGGACAACGGCGACAGCTTAGCTGACTTCAACCCGATGCGAAACGTTGGCGGCAACGGTCCACCCAACAACGGTAGCAACAATCTAATCAAATCCGCCGACTCGGTCCTGATGGCAAGAAGCTCAATTATGAATAATTTAAATAATAATCttaataaaattgaaccaaatactGATACCACACTTAACGATAATAACAATAATCCACATAATCATCACCAAGGCCACAATCATCTCGCTTCCCACCAGCAGCAGCATCACGGCGGCGGTGGTGGTCATCACCCATTTGGCCATCACCACCAGATGGGTGGCGGAGCGGGAGGAGTTGCTACCGGACCTGGCAATAATGATGACGATAACGATAAATTGTCGTCCCCACTGACGGGCACCTCGTCGCTCACCAATCCCGACCTGAACGATCCGGAGAACGAGGGCAACGACGATGGGTACACCATTCTGTAA